One segment of Leptodactylus fuscus isolate aLepFus1 chromosome 7, aLepFus1.hap2, whole genome shotgun sequence DNA contains the following:
- the LOC142213352 gene encoding olfactory receptor 10A7-like has translation MACQVEVGLKEHHFHMKQLISRETLFMSYFAFSDCKNCLYAFDSFGVAECYLLLVMAFDRDLAISSPLHYSGIMNRALCIELAASPWVIGCVIVAIPTIFTAKLEFCGPNEIDHFFCDLAPVQDLACSDPFVSGLATTSSAIFASMLPFLIIVGFYLHIIVTILKIKSTIGKKKAFSICSSHLIVTCLFFGSVIFVFGKPKGSQQDKFFALVYTVIIPLVNPFIYTLRNKDVKAALRKSKLLRVLGPIKISHIQQYH, from the exons AGACTTTGTTCATGAGTTACTTTGCATTCAGTGACTGTAAAAATTGT TTATATGCATTTGATTCTTTTGGAGTAGCAGAATGTTATCTTCTATTAGTTATGGCTTTCGATCGGGATTTAGCCATTAGCAGCCCATTGCATTATTCCGGAATAATGAACAGAGCTCTTTGTATTGAACTTGCAGCAAGCCCATGGGTTATTGGGTGTGTTATAGTTGCTATACCTACCATATTTACAGCGAAATTGGAGTTTTGTGGACCCAATGAaattgaccatttcttctgtgatttGGCTCCAGTGCAGGATTTAGCGTGTTCGGATCCTTTTGTCAGCGGTCTGGCCACAACTTCTTCAGCTATATTTGCCAGCATGCTTCCATTTCTGATCATTGTAGGATTCTACCTCCACATTATTGTCACCATCTTGAAAATTAAAAGCACCATAGGCAAAAAGAAAGCCTTCTCTATCTGCTCATCTCACCTCATTGTAACTTGCTTGTTCTTTGGCTCAGTTATTTTTGTATTTGGTAAGCCCAAAGGCAGTCAACAAGACAAATTCTTTGCCCTTGTCTACACTGTCATAATTCCACTAGTAAATCCATTTATTTACACCTTAAGGAACAAGGATGTCAAAGCAGCTCTAAGGAAATCAAAGTTATTAAGAGTCCTTGGTCCGATTAAGATTAGCCACATTCAGCAATATCATTGA